A stretch of the Filimonas lacunae genome encodes the following:
- a CDS encoding aminotransferase class V-fold PLP-dependent enzyme — MITANELTQYREATSGTRQIIHFNNAGASLPPDIVVNTVTDYLREEALAGGYETEYKYQHQLEETYTLIARLINAQANEIAIVENASTAWGYAFNGIRFKKGDVVITSEMEYITNLLGFLHLKQTHGIEIQVIPNDEQGHFPLHQLEAAITPATRLIAITHIPSTAGTVLPIEEIGSIARKHGILYLVDACQTAGHIPIDVTKIQCDILSVTGRKYLRAPRGTGFLYVREEVQDQLDVMLIDGHTATLISEHAYELRQDGRRFELYEKSRALALGLGKAVAYALEIGVDRIWQRIQLLAGIMRAQLKNIPGVTVHDIGPVQCGIITFSVAGIDSQNIKTQLAQQHINVSVGLSKSTLLYMNKHQLISVVRASVHYYNTEEEIAALCQALINIIRA; from the coding sequence ATGATTACAGCAAACGAACTCACACAATACAGGGAAGCTACCAGCGGCACCCGGCAAATCATACACTTCAATAACGCAGGCGCCTCACTGCCACCCGATATAGTGGTAAATACCGTAACAGACTACCTGAGAGAAGAAGCGCTGGCAGGTGGTTACGAAACAGAATACAAATACCAGCACCAGCTGGAAGAAACCTACACGCTCATTGCCCGGCTAATCAACGCGCAGGCCAATGAAATAGCCATTGTAGAAAATGCCAGCACCGCCTGGGGCTATGCTTTCAACGGCATACGTTTTAAAAAAGGCGATGTGGTCATTACCTCAGAAATGGAATATATCACCAACCTGCTGGGCTTTCTGCACCTGAAACAAACCCACGGCATTGAAATACAGGTAATACCTAACGATGAGCAGGGCCACTTTCCACTGCACCAGCTGGAAGCTGCCATTACACCTGCCACCCGGTTAATTGCCATTACGCATATCCCCTCTACCGCAGGTACTGTGTTGCCCATAGAAGAGATAGGTAGCATTGCCCGCAAACACGGCATTTTATACCTGGTAGATGCCTGCCAAACCGCAGGACATATACCTATTGACGTAACAAAAATTCAATGTGATATACTATCTGTTACGGGTAGAAAATACCTGCGCGCTCCCCGTGGCACCGGCTTTTTATATGTTAGAGAAGAAGTACAGGACCAGCTGGATGTAATGCTGATTGATGGACATACCGCCACCCTTATCAGCGAACATGCGTATGAACTAAGGCAGGACGGCAGACGTTTTGAACTATACGAGAAAAGCCGCGCACTGGCATTGGGCCTGGGTAAAGCCGTAGCGTATGCATTGGAAATAGGTGTAGACCGCATCTGGCAACGCATTCAATTACTGGCTGGCATCATGCGCGCTCAGTTAAAAAACATACCCGGTGTTACCGTTCATGACATAGGCCCTGTGCAATGCGGCATTATTACTTTTTCAGTAGCAGGTATAGATAGCCAAAACATTAAAACACAACTGGCGCAGCAACACATCAACGTATCGGTAGGGCTGTCCAAATCTACCCTGCTGTATATGAACAAACACCAGCTCATCAGCGTAGTGAGGGCTTCTGTACACTACTATAACACCGAAGAAGAAATAGCCGCCCTTTGCCAGGCGCTCATTAACATTATACGGGCATAA
- a CDS encoding aminotransferase-like domain-containing protein — translation MREPAYIGLANKIAGMIDKGIYKAEDKLPSLRSLHKENGLSIGTVLQAFNHLADQGLITAYEKSGYFVNPHKAPKLPVPQPVAPSLSTRSVHIDQLLQKLARESTSRNFVSFAGALPDDRLLPFNGIKRAIQQTSRDISGDYLRMETRQGNALLRAEIAKRSFLWKGAIHADELIITNGATEAILCALQAVTKPGDTVLVQDPCYYGIMQILECLHLKIATIPSHPETGITIEDFTNACQQLAVKACILVSNYNNPDGAVISTDIKKQLAAYANTQQLPIIEDDLYGELFFTGSRPDTIKAYDTDGWVLYCSSFTKTLVPGFRIGWCAGGRFTYEITRIKSMHNGATSNFSQRVIQLLLSSGSYDRHLHQYRRALHHNLVKTTRIIEQHFPPGTRITSPTGGLVLWLELPDTIHTSQCQDIAFQHHITYTPGELFSSKGDYTQYLRISLGNFWEPRIEKALITLGGLLNQSSVTV, via the coding sequence ATGAGAGAACCTGCTTACATAGGCCTGGCCAATAAAATTGCCGGCATGATTGATAAAGGCATTTACAAAGCCGAAGACAAACTGCCTTCTTTACGCAGCCTGCATAAAGAGAACGGATTAAGCATAGGTACCGTATTGCAGGCATTCAACCACCTGGCGGATCAGGGACTGATTACCGCATACGAAAAATCAGGCTACTTTGTAAACCCGCACAAAGCACCTAAACTGCCGGTGCCACAACCTGTTGCCCCCTCTTTGTCTACCAGAAGTGTTCATATAGACCAGCTGTTGCAAAAGCTGGCGCGGGAAAGCACCAGCAGAAACTTTGTTTCCTTTGCCGGGGCATTACCTGATGACAGGCTACTCCCTTTCAATGGCATAAAGCGCGCCATACAACAAACCTCGCGTGACATCAGCGGCGATTACCTGAGAATGGAAACACGGCAGGGCAATGCACTGCTACGTGCTGAAATAGCCAAACGTTCTTTCTTATGGAAGGGGGCTATACATGCCGACGAACTCATTATCACTAATGGGGCCACCGAAGCCATATTATGTGCGCTACAGGCGGTTACTAAACCCGGCGACACCGTGCTGGTACAAGACCCTTGTTATTATGGCATTATGCAGATACTGGAATGCCTGCATCTGAAAATAGCCACCATCCCCTCCCATCCCGAAACAGGTATAACTATAGAAGACTTTACCAATGCCTGCCAACAGCTGGCGGTAAAGGCCTGTATTCTGGTAAGCAATTACAACAACCCAGATGGCGCCGTTATCAGTACCGATATCAAAAAACAACTGGCGGCCTATGCCAATACGCAACAGCTGCCTATTATTGAAGACGACCTGTATGGCGAACTATTTTTTACCGGTAGCCGCCCCGATACCATTAAAGCCTACGATACCGATGGCTGGGTTCTATATTGCAGTTCCTTTACCAAAACACTGGTTCCCGGGTTTCGCATCGGCTGGTGCGCAGGTGGCAGGTTTACCTATGAAATAACACGTATTAAATCCATGCACAACGGTGCTACTTCTAATTTCAGTCAGCGCGTAATACAGCTTTTGTTGTCTTCCGGCAGTTACGACAGGCACCTGCATCAATACCGCCGCGCCCTGCACCACAACCTGGTAAAAACCACCCGCATCATTGAACAGCATTTTCCACCCGGCACACGCATCACCAGCCCCACAGGCGGCCTGGTGCTATGGCTGGAACTACCAGACACCATCCACACTTCCCAATGCCAGGATATTGCTTTTCAGCACCATATCACCTATACGCCCGGCGAACTGTTTTCTTCCAAAGGCGACTATACCCAATACCTGCGCATTAGTCTGGGCAATTTTTGGGAGCCCAGGATAGAAAAAGCATTGATTACACTGGGCGGACTCCTGAACCAGTCATCTGTTACAGTATAA
- a CDS encoding Rid family detoxifying hydrolase → MIEKGKPVAAGAALPFRDAVFANNAWYISGLVGVHPVTGELVTDSFEAEVKQVMDNLGAVLAKYQLHYQRLTSVTIYLTSMDDYAVVNDIYAGYFTDAFPARVCIGVKELPRKAHIEIAAIAAN, encoded by the coding sequence ATGATAGAAAAAGGAAAGCCGGTTGCCGCCGGAGCTGCTTTACCATTCAGGGATGCCGTGTTTGCAAATAATGCCTGGTATATATCGGGGCTGGTAGGGGTGCATCCTGTTACGGGTGAATTAGTAACTGACAGCTTTGAAGCAGAGGTAAAACAGGTAATGGATAATCTGGGGGCTGTGCTGGCGAAGTACCAGTTGCATTACCAGCGCCTGACCAGTGTTACTATTTATCTTACCTCGATGGATGATTATGCAGTGGTGAATGATATTTATGCCGGTTATTTCACAGATGCTTTTCCGGCGCGGGTTTGCATTGGGGTGAAGGAGTTGCCCAGGAAGGCGCATATAGAAATTGCAGCCATTGCGGCCAACTGA
- a CDS encoding AraC family transcriptional regulator — MKWKEYGTIQTDKEIQDSFAVCYHEQATVGMEDACRIVYNRIFLLSEAQGTLVVDDTTWPLKGNELFLLAKGQVFAFAPGSVITGYELSFGDCFWEKAPASASNCKAVLFNNAAANQQLSVHPADERELILLFQALLREYHLGDYINKPDALAAYLKIIMIKIANIQAALVSGTDSYESQLFRQFTGLVSKHYSSTHEVAAYADMLGVTARRLTDLCKQCGGRGAKDIINGQLIAEAKRALQFSAKAVKEIAFQLNFSTPDQFSHFFKKNTGVSANEFRERFVKIGR, encoded by the coding sequence ATGAAGTGGAAGGAGTATGGCACTATTCAAACGGATAAAGAGATACAGGATTCATTTGCTGTTTGTTATCATGAGCAGGCTACCGTGGGCATGGAAGACGCCTGTAGGATTGTGTACAACCGTATCTTTTTATTAAGCGAAGCACAGGGTACATTGGTGGTAGATGACACTACCTGGCCATTGAAAGGTAACGAGTTGTTTTTGCTGGCTAAAGGGCAGGTGTTTGCCTTTGCACCCGGCAGCGTTATTACGGGCTATGAATTGTCGTTTGGCGATTGCTTTTGGGAAAAAGCGCCTGCCAGTGCCAGTAACTGCAAAGCGGTATTGTTTAATAACGCCGCTGCTAATCAGCAATTGTCGGTGCACCCTGCAGATGAACGTGAATTGATCTTATTGTTCCAGGCGTTATTGCGTGAGTATCACCTGGGCGACTACATTAATAAGCCGGATGCTTTGGCGGCTTATCTGAAAATTATCATGATTAAAATTGCCAATATTCAGGCAGCTTTGGTAAGTGGTACCGACAGTTATGAAAGCCAGTTGTTCCGGCAGTTTACCGGGCTGGTGAGTAAGCATTATTCTTCTACCCACGAAGTGGCTGCTTATGCAGATATGCTGGGTGTTACGGCACGAAGGTTAACAGATTTGTGTAAACAATGTGGTGGAAGGGGCGCAAAGGATATTATTAACGGGCAGCTGATAGCCGAAGCAAAAAGAGCTTTGCAGTTTTCGGCTAAAGCGGTAAAGGAAATTGCTTTTCAGTTGAACTTTTCCACGCCCGACCAGTTCAGTCATTTCTTCAAAAAGAATACGGGTGTTTCGGCCAACGAGTTCCGCGAGCGTTTTGTAAAAATTGGCAGGTGA
- a CDS encoding HD domain-containing protein, whose product MSVNKVKSVAGISIPDSSIATQATELLLEHGTPFIYNHSLRVFVFASLNARRNQVAHDAELLYISAVFHDLGLVPHYSSPDKRFEVDGANAARDFMKGHGLPKESLQLVWDAIALHTTIGVAEHKEAEVALLYSGVGLDVMGEGYEHLSAANRNEIVAAFPRDDFKNRIIPAFFRGFEHKTDTTFGNIKADVCAYMIPNFQRKNFCDCILHSPWNE is encoded by the coding sequence ATGTCTGTAAACAAAGTAAAATCAGTAGCAGGTATTTCTATTCCTGATAGCAGCATTGCCACACAGGCAACAGAGTTGTTGCTGGAGCATGGCACCCCGTTTATCTATAATCATTCCCTGCGTGTGTTTGTGTTTGCATCGTTAAATGCCCGGCGTAACCAGGTGGCGCACGATGCTGAATTATTATACATCAGTGCCGTGTTTCACGATCTGGGCCTGGTGCCGCATTATAGCAGTCCCGACAAGCGTTTTGAAGTAGACGGCGCGAATGCGGCACGCGACTTTATGAAAGGACATGGATTGCCGAAGGAATCGTTACAGCTGGTATGGGATGCTATTGCCCTGCATACAACTATTGGCGTGGCGGAACATAAAGAAGCAGAGGTGGCTTTGTTGTATTCGGGTGTTGGTTTGGATGTGATGGGAGAGGGCTATGAGCATTTGAGTGCAGCTAACCGAAACGAGATTGTAGCTGCTTTTCCCAGGGATGATTTTAAAAACAGGATTATCCCTGCATTCTTCCGTGGCTTTGAACATAAAACGGACACCACTTTCGGGAATATTAAGGCCGATGTGTGTGCGTATATGATTCCGAATTTTCAGCGGAAGAACTTTTGTGATTGTATCCTGCACTCGCCCTGGAATGAATAA
- a CDS encoding aminotransferase-like domain-containing protein, with translation MTSPAEIPYKSLVQINRDANMPVYRQIADQLIAAIQRGHLVAGLKLPGTRAFSQLLTVHRNTIVAVYEELEVQGWVKTLPNKGTVVLPGMQQRPVKILPHQQAAVTAHPAAISPIAAARYPGATGYTFRQTNILDNPFEYSDCEYVFNDGMPDTRLLQIDNLSQWYSANLKRKSNQKKLAGYNQDGSEYFKANLCNYLNLSRGLHISGKNLLITRSTEMSVYITSRILLSEGDLVLVGELSYFSMNMIFQKNGAHIQTIPVDNEGIDVDSVQQICEHQQVRMIYITPHHHYPTTVTLSAQRRMRLLQLAAQYGFVILEDDYDYDFHYNKAPMLPLLSADTAGMVVYTGSFGKSLAPGFRTGFIVAPENLMTEMRKYLGIIDRQGDILMEQALGQMIQEGEIHRYLRKSMKVYQERRDNFAALLQQHLPEDVDFTIPSGGLAFWLRWKKRPNLLQLSKRCAQNNLFIPKTLLYQTQSMAAMRVGFGHLTPEEMNTCIQIIRQHL, from the coding sequence ATGACTAGTCCGGCTGAAATACCTTACAAAAGCCTGGTGCAGATAAACCGGGATGCCAACATGCCGGTGTACCGGCAGATTGCCGACCAGCTGATAGCCGCCATACAACGCGGGCACCTGGTAGCCGGGTTAAAACTACCCGGCACCCGGGCTTTTAGCCAGCTGCTGACAGTACACCGCAATACTATCGTAGCCGTGTATGAAGAGCTGGAAGTGCAGGGCTGGGTAAAAACCCTGCCCAACAAAGGCACTGTAGTACTGCCCGGTATGCAGCAGCGTCCGGTAAAAATTTTGCCGCATCAGCAGGCAGCCGTAACCGCCCATCCGGCAGCCATCTCCCCTATTGCCGCCGCCCGCTACCCCGGTGCTACCGGTTATACTTTCCGGCAAACCAATATTTTAGACAATCCATTCGAATACTCTGATTGTGAATATGTTTTCAATGACGGCATGCCCGACACCCGGCTGCTGCAAATTGACAACCTCTCACAATGGTACAGCGCCAACCTGAAACGTAAATCCAACCAGAAAAAGCTGGCCGGCTACAACCAGGATGGCAGCGAATACTTCAAAGCCAATCTGTGCAATTACCTCAATCTCTCCCGTGGCCTGCACATCTCCGGCAAAAATCTGTTGATCACCCGCAGCACTGAAATGAGCGTGTACATCACCTCACGCATCCTGTTATCCGAAGGCGACCTGGTGCTGGTAGGCGAACTCAGCTATTTCTCTATGAATATGATCTTTCAGAAAAATGGTGCTCATATTCAAACCATTCCTGTTGATAATGAAGGCATTGATGTAGACAGTGTACAACAAATATGTGAGCATCAGCAGGTAAGGATGATTTACATTACCCCGCACCACCATTACCCCACCACGGTAACACTCAGCGCCCAACGCCGGATGCGCCTGCTGCAACTGGCTGCACAATATGGGTTTGTGATACTGGAAGATGATTATGACTACGATTTCCACTACAATAAAGCCCCCATGCTGCCCCTGCTGAGCGCAGATACCGCCGGTATGGTCGTATATACCGGCTCTTTTGGCAAATCGCTGGCTCCCGGCTTTCGCACCGGCTTTATAGTTGCCCCGGAAAACCTGATGACCGAAATGCGTAAATACCTGGGTATTATAGACCGGCAGGGCGATATATTGATGGAACAGGCACTGGGCCAGATGATACAGGAAGGCGAGATACACCGCTACCTGCGTAAATCGATGAAAGTATACCAGGAACGGCGCGACAACTTTGCGGCCCTGCTGCAACAGCATCTGCCTGAAGATGTGGATTTCACTATTCCTTCCGGTGGCCTGGCCTTTTGGTTACGCTGGAAAAAACGGCCTAACCTGCTGCAACTGAGCAAACGTTGTGCTCAAAACAACCTGTTTATTCCTAAAACTTTACTGTATCAAACGCAATCGATGGCAGCCATGCGTGTAGGGTTTGGACATTTAACACCAGAAGAGATGAATACCTGTATTCAAATCATCCGTCAGCATCTCTGA
- the bioB gene encoding biotin synthase BioB, which produces MKTKRHDWTKEEIQAIYNQPLLELVHQAATIHREWQRPNEVEVATLLSIKTGGCTEDCSYCSQAARYHTDIKVQALLPTDVVMKHAEKAKNNGATRFCMAAAWREVRDNRDFDRVIDMVKGVNDMGLEVCCTLGMLTESQAVRLKEAGLHAYNHNLDTSEEYYNEVISTRNFDDRINTIGHVRKAGITVCSGGIIGLGETHADRIAMLTTLATMEKHPESVPINALARVKGTPLENNPKVDVWDMVRMIATARIVMPGAMVRLSAGRIEMTETEQAWCFMAGANSIFTGERETLLTTPNPGVSEDMQMFQNLGLKPLVKQQPVVS; this is translated from the coding sequence ATGAAAACCAAAAGGCACGATTGGACAAAAGAAGAAATTCAGGCTATTTACAACCAGCCTCTGCTGGAGCTGGTACACCAGGCTGCCACTATACACCGCGAATGGCAGCGGCCTAATGAAGTAGAAGTAGCTACGTTGTTATCTATTAAAACAGGTGGCTGCACGGAAGATTGCTCTTACTGTTCGCAGGCAGCCCGTTATCATACCGATATTAAAGTGCAGGCTTTGCTGCCAACAGATGTGGTAATGAAGCATGCGGAGAAAGCCAAAAACAATGGTGCTACCCGCTTTTGTATGGCTGCAGCGTGGCGCGAAGTGCGTGATAACCGCGACTTTGACCGCGTCATTGATATGGTAAAGGGCGTGAATGATATGGGGCTGGAAGTATGCTGTACCCTGGGTATGCTTACAGAAAGCCAGGCGGTGCGACTGAAAGAAGCTGGTTTGCACGCCTATAACCACAACCTGGATACTTCGGAAGAGTATTACAACGAAGTGATCAGCACCCGCAATTTTGACGACCGCATTAACACCATTGGGCATGTGCGTAAAGCAGGCATCACTGTTTGTTCCGGCGGCATCATTGGTTTAGGGGAAACGCACGCCGACCGTATTGCCATGCTTACTACATTGGCTACCATGGAAAAGCATCCGGAATCAGTGCCTATTAATGCACTGGCAAGGGTAAAAGGCACACCCTTAGAGAACAACCCGAAAGTGGATGTATGGGATATGGTGCGCATGATTGCCACTGCCCGTATAGTAATGCCGGGAGCCATGGTGCGTTTGAGCGCCGGAAGAATTGAAATGACCGAAACAGAACAGGCCTGGTGTTTTATGGCCGGTGCCAACTCCATCTTTACCGGTGAGCGGGAAACCTTATTAACCACACCTAACCCGGGTGTGTCGGAAGATATGCAGATGTTCCAGAACCTGGGATTGAAGCCGCTGGTAAAGCAGCAACCAGTAGTATCATAA
- a CDS encoding aldehyde dehydrogenase family protein, producing the protein MIRIEKQYINGQFVASVGTETTAIINPANGGHIGEAVLGNEEDVRKAIEAARQSFPAFSVSSIEDRKRYLQQLYDAVMQRMDDLKRVTMDEYGATPQRAEWSNRYAADIFLQFKNILSDYAFERPIGKSTLVMTPIGVTAIMTAWNANTASICVKLAAAVATGCTTVIKPSEMSCLQTQILTEAFDAAGLPAGVINVVNGRGDVMGPVLATHAAVARISFTGSSVVGKIIATKAVDTMKRLTLELSGKSPHIILDDADLEKAIPYAINACFQNSGQACVAGSRLLVPAHLLETIKPMLKATVNALKVGLPVNPDTQIGPMASQKQYDRIQHYIRSGIQSGAELLVGGEGKPEGLEKGFFVKPTVFVNATADMLIVKEEIFGPVLSVLTYETEEEAIAMANDTEYGLQAYISSTNSERANRIAAQINAGRVLINTLWHDMDAPFGGFKQSGIGREGGIFGLEAQLEPKVILTATH; encoded by the coding sequence ATGATAAGGATAGAGAAGCAATATATCAATGGACAGTTTGTGGCTTCCGTTGGTACAGAAACAACAGCGATCATCAACCCGGCTAATGGTGGACACATAGGAGAAGCTGTTTTAGGCAACGAAGAAGATGTGCGCAAAGCCATTGAAGCGGCCCGCCAATCGTTCCCTGCTTTTTCTGTAAGTAGCATAGAAGATCGCAAAAGGTATTTACAGCAGCTGTATGATGCAGTAATGCAACGAATGGATGATTTAAAAAGGGTAACGATGGATGAGTATGGCGCTACTCCACAACGGGCAGAATGGTCTAACCGCTACGCCGCAGATATATTCCTGCAATTCAAAAATATATTATCTGATTATGCTTTTGAGCGCCCGATAGGAAAGTCAACATTAGTAATGACACCCATTGGAGTAACCGCTATTATGACGGCATGGAATGCCAATACCGCTTCTATCTGTGTGAAGCTGGCGGCCGCAGTGGCTACTGGTTGTACTACGGTGATTAAACCCAGTGAAATGAGTTGCCTGCAAACGCAGATACTGACCGAAGCCTTTGATGCAGCTGGTTTGCCGGCAGGTGTGATAAACGTGGTGAATGGCAGGGGAGATGTAATGGGGCCTGTGCTGGCTACCCATGCTGCTGTTGCCAGAATCAGCTTCACGGGGTCTAGTGTGGTGGGTAAGATCATCGCCACCAAAGCAGTGGATACCATGAAGCGTTTAACCCTGGAGCTGAGTGGTAAATCGCCGCATATTATCCTGGATGATGCCGATCTGGAAAAGGCTATCCCGTATGCTATCAATGCCTGTTTTCAAAACAGCGGCCAGGCCTGTGTGGCAGGTTCACGTTTGCTGGTGCCTGCTCATTTATTGGAAACAATAAAACCTATGCTGAAAGCCACCGTGAATGCGCTGAAAGTAGGATTGCCTGTTAACCCGGACACACAAATTGGCCCGATGGCCAGCCAGAAACAGTACGACCGTATTCAACATTACATACGTTCCGGAATACAGAGTGGCGCGGAATTGCTGGTAGGTGGCGAAGGCAAACCGGAAGGACTGGAAAAAGGCTTTTTTGTAAAGCCCACTGTGTTTGTAAATGCAACAGCAGATATGCTCATTGTGAAGGAAGAAATTTTTGGCCCGGTACTGAGTGTGCTTACCTACGAAACAGAAGAAGAAGCAATAGCCATGGCTAACGATACGGAATATGGTTTACAGGCTTATATCAGTTCTACCAACTCCGAAAGGGCCAACCGCATTGCTGCGCAAATCAATGCCGGCAGGGTATTGATCAATACACTATGGCATGATATGGATGCGCCCTTTGGAGGTTTTAAGCAGTCTGGTATTGGTCGTGAAGGGGGGATATTCGGGTTAGAAGCACAGTTGGAACCCAAAGTGATATTGACTGCTACACATTAG
- a CDS encoding SnoaL-like domain-containing protein, translating to MTTQQIADRYYELANKSQWVEILDELHDDNATCQEPEKVAAMGVPVITSGKEAIKAKGAANRTRIEAIHSQSCSEPLVAGDFFTVVLKRDLTFKEKPRTQLEEIGVYHVKNGKIVSEQFFY from the coding sequence ATGACAACACAACAAATTGCCGATCGTTATTATGAGCTGGCCAACAAAAGCCAGTGGGTAGAAATTCTGGACGAGTTGCACGACGACAACGCCACCTGCCAGGAGCCGGAAAAGGTAGCCGCTATGGGCGTGCCCGTAATCACCAGCGGCAAGGAAGCCATTAAAGCCAAAGGTGCGGCCAACAGAACAAGAATTGAAGCCATACACAGCCAATCGTGCAGCGAACCATTGGTAGCAGGCGATTTTTTCACCGTAGTGCTGAAAAGAGATCTCACCTTTAAAGAGAAGCCCCGTACACAATTGGAAGAGATTGGTGTGTATCATGTGAAGAATGGCAAAATTGTTTCAGAACAGTTCTTCTATTAA